The Thermococcus henrietii genome segment AAATTCCAGATTGGCGATTTAAAGGACCTCTGGTGAGGACAAATGACCACAGTCCTAATAACCCGCGAAGTTGCACTCCGTAGCGGTGGGACAATATGCCCAAAAAGGCCCACAAAAATAGCGGCTCTCACACAGCCCAAAAAGCCCGAAAGAGCGAGAAGGTGCGTGTTCATCTGTACCTTGATAGGGAGGTTGTCGGAGGTTTACGGGAAGAAGGGTTCAACCTCTCCCGATTGTTTAACAAGCTTGGGAGGGAGCGCCTCATGATGATTCGCTCTCAGAATGGTCTCTTTTTCACTTCAGAAAAGCTGGCGGGCCGGGCGGGATTTGAACCCGCGACCTTCGGCTCCGGAGGCCGACGCTCTGTCCAGGCTAAGCCACCGGCCCACCCCGGAGTAAATACAGGGAGGGGCTTAAAAATCTTAACCCGGGATAAAGCTTTTAGGCTTCAGGACCCAAGTTAGTTAGGGTGGAGAAAGTGGAACCACACGAGTTTAAGCTCACCGAAGAGGGCATCAAGGCCGTCCTCCCACCACTCGAGGCAGAGATAATGGAGCATATGTGGAAGGTAAAGGTGGCAACGGCCGGGCAAGTTTACGAGCATATGAAGGAGAAACACCCCGAGATAAGACGTTCCACGATAAGCATTCTCATGAACCGTCTCTGCGAGAAGGGACTACTCAAGAGAAGCGTCGAGAAGGGTAGAGGTGGAATGCGGTACGTCTATTCAATAACGACGACGAGGGAAGAGTTCGAGCAGAAGGTCGTCCAGAGCATCCTCGATGCCCTCATGACAAACTTCAGAGAAGCAACGTACGCCTACCTTTCAAAGATTAAGAAGTGATGCACCATGCTCTACTTCATCCTCGCCCTTGAGGTCATCTTAGTCCTCAAGGCGCTTGGTGACATCGGACTCATC includes the following:
- a CDS encoding BlaI/MecI/CopY family transcriptional regulator; translated protein: MEPHEFKLTEEGIKAVLPPLEAEIMEHMWKVKVATAGQVYEHMKEKHPEIRRSTISILMNRLCEKGLLKRSVEKGRGGMRYVYSITTTREEFEQKVVQSILDALMTNFREATYAYLSKIKK